Below is a genomic region from Hevea brasiliensis isolate MT/VB/25A 57/8 chromosome 3, ASM3005281v1, whole genome shotgun sequence.
AGAAGAAGCTGTATAGGAAATTTTGCTGAATGTATTTTGTCATCTCTCATCATTTTCTTTGTTCTCTCTTTTATGGGGATTTATGTGGATCTTTCAGACACACACACTAACACAACAAACTAAGAATTTATGTCGTTTGTAATCAATTCCATTTACCACTTACTAGCTCTGTTTGTATCTTGGATTATGTAGCATATTTCTGTTACTAATAAAGTATTTGATGGATGCAGGTGCAGATTGATTTTATTCTTTGTGGCAATTTTGTTTCTAGTTCGGCAACAAAAAGCTGAGCATTCGAGATTCTGTGTTGATTTCGTGCAGGTGCAGATCTGTAAATATAATTTTTGTCTAATTTTTAGTTTATCATTTTTTCTCTGTTAATCCATTTCTTAATTTTTAGGATGAGCACTCGGCATGAATTAATTGAATAATTGCCTAGATGTTCCATCAGTGAAAAAATTTTGTATTTTCCCAAGTAATTAATAGACAAACTTCCTTTTTCTCCCTCCTTCCTTTTCTAACTAAGATCAGTCTAGCCTTTAATTAATTTTCTGCTGGCTGATTGACACGTATGAAGTTATCATTCTTTAATCCTTGTGAAGGAAAAAGAAGATAAGGAATTTATCTATGTTTATTATTCTAATGTAAAGCCTAGGATTTTAATTTTGAGGTGAAGACTCTCTTTTGAGGATCGTGGGATCTATATTCACATTCCTTCCCCAATAACAtaaacaaatattcttaatttgacCTGTTCTGTGGTGAATATCACTCATCTCATGAGTCTGGTGTACCATAAAGCATCTCTCTAAGAATTTCTCATATATGGGGAATGACAAGCATGGTGATGGTCGTACTTTCTGAAGTTGTTAATCTGCATACCTTGCATTTTGTTGCCCTTCTATCATCTTCTTGTTTCTCAGCTTATATCTGAAAGCAATCTATGAACTCTAACTCCTGTTGTCTTGAGCTCCTATATATTACTAGGGAAGGACAGTCACTCGGTATTTTCAATAGGATTCCTTCTGTGTGCTTGTTGGAAATTTTCTTGCTTTGGTCAGGTCTAATAGACCAGATAAATGATATTGCAGCTTTTTGATTTTGAATTGtggaataaaatttaaaaatatgtgaTGCTATGTCTTCACTGTGAAGGGGTATTGTTAAAGTTAATTGGCATCATTGAAATGTTTGGTTCAAATTTCTTTTCATTGCAAAAATATTCCAGGCACGCATATAGGAGACCTGACCAAAGGGTCAGTCTGGGCCGGTTCTGGACTGAAACAGGAGGTTTGGAATTGGAATGCGGGATTCCATGGTTCGATTCTGGTTCTAGTTTTGATTCAGCttgttttttattttaatcaaatttaacaggtgaatgttttatttttttttttaaaaaaaaatccaattttAGTTCAAAACCGAACCATCCAGTTCAAAGCCATTTTGATGAGTTTCGATTCTAAACTGACCCTTAGCTGGGTCTATCTATAGGAGTTATCTTTCTTTGTTATTCAATTTTTGTGATTGCTTCCACTTCAATTTAATGTAATTGTTATGATTAATCACATGAACCAATACTGATGGAGTATAATTGGTTGAATGAGGCTTTATTAGTTGATGTTAATAATTATAGTTAAGCCATCCTTTGCAAAGAAAATGTTGGATTGAAGCCCCCTAGTGGACTAGTTGTGCTTCTTAAGAAAATGGGTCAAGGTTAATTCTTCTAAGCTAGCTCAATAAGGGAAGAGTGCCAAGACATTATTAGAGGCATATTACTCCAATGTCAAATTAATCCTGCTTGTATCTTCTTTATTTAATGCAATATGTGGCACTGAAGGCATAATTTTTGCATCCACCAGTTCTTACTTGTTTAGTATAAGTTGGTGCTCGAAAACTTGAAACATGATTGAGGAGCAACGATAATGAATATCTATTCTCTGCAAGTTGAAAGGCAAAATGGAATACAGATGGCTGAAAGCGACAGCCAACCTTTGGACATTCTCCTCTCAACATAAACCGGCTTTCTTAGTTCTAGGTCTGTTATAAAAACCGATATTCTACGAGTAAAGATATAGCCCTTCCCATATAAAGAGAATGTGGAATTGGGGCTTCTTTTAACAGCTACCTCCTACTACATCGTATCTCACAAATCCCATCAGTTCTGGGCCTTCCAGTCTAGGGTTATTTACAAAACTGCATCCAAACAAACAAGAATCATAACCCACAAATGAAAGCCAGTTAAAAGATGGTATCAAGAAAGAAAATTGAAGCTTTTTTAGTACTGATGGATCGATGTTTAGATGCCAAATTCTGGCTAATTAGTCACCTTTCCTCTGAGAACTTAGAGAAGGAGCCAGAAGTAGGGATTGTGCCACACAAATCATTGTCCGATACGTCACTGCAAAAACAGATCGATGAATTACAAAAAATAAGAGCAAAGAATTTCGTAGAAACAAAGGTAATTTGAGGATTTATAAGATGACTTACAGAATCTTGAGGTTTCCCAATTTGGTTAGTTCCCTTGGTATCCTTCCGGTTAGTCTGTTATCGTTCAGTCTCCTGCATGAACATTACGTGACCCATCAGGCAAAAACAGACCCAAAGTATACGTTTAAAGACGTGAACGAACTGACAATAGTGTCCATCAAATGAGTATATATCCAATGGCCAACAGTTGAAAGGAGTGAGAGAAGAATGCTTACAGGAATTTGAGATTGGAAAGCTTCGAGAGTGTAGCAGGGATAAACCCAGTTAGATTATTGTGGTAAAGGTCCAAGCTCACCAGGCTTTTGAGGTTTCCAAGCTCCT
It encodes:
- the LOC110659431 gene encoding leucine-rich repeat protein 1; translated protein: MASCAMFQLLLLLLLSIIVAPTNANIEGDALYALRRAVKDPGLVLQSWDPTLVDPCTWFHVTCDNDNRVTRLDLGNAKLSGNLVPELGKLKRLQYLELYMNKLVGPVPKELGNLKSLVSLDLYHNNLTGFIPATLSKLSNLKFLRLNDNRLTGRIPRELTKLGNLKILDVSDNDLCGTIPTSGSFSKFSEESFVNNPRLEGPELMGFVRYDVVGGSC